In the genome of Euleptes europaea isolate rEulEur1 chromosome 7, rEulEur1.hap1, whole genome shotgun sequence, one region contains:
- the LOC130480010 gene encoding C-reactive protein-like, with protein sequence MRKMLLSLLLLLASLVGSLALEDLDRKAFVFPVATNTAHVVLTPTIPHPLTNFTVCVRVYTELTRTYSLFSYASKRDANEILLYFEKPYQYSFWMGGQSVIFKVPQKFSNSPGGEHVCTSWESATGLVELWVNGQPLVRKSLRKGYSVSAEASIILGQEQDSYGGGFDINQSLVGEITDVYMWDRVLSPDEVVFAWHNYPLPNYLIDWKSLSYDIIGDVIAKPALLSAQRAG encoded by the exons ATGCGGAAGatgctcctctctctcctcctcctccttgccagcCTCGTGGGCTCTCTCGCCCTGGAAG atcTGGACAGGAAGGCATTCGTTTTCCCGGTGGCAACAAACACGGCACATGTGGTCTTGACGCCCACCATACCACACCCCCTGACCAACTTCACAGTGTGCGTGAGAGTCTACACAGAACTGACCCGCACCTACAGCCTCTTCTCTTATGCCAGCAAGAGAGACGCCAATGAGATCCTCCTCTATTTTGAAAAACCCTATCAATACagtttttggatgggaggtcAAAGTGTGATCTTCAAAGTTCCACAAAAATTCAGCAATAGCCCTGGCGGGGAGCATGTCTGCACGAGTTGGGAATCGGCCACTGGCTTAGTGGAGCTCTGGGTGAACGGGCAACCTTTGGTCCGGAAGAGTTTGAGGAAAGGCTATTCTGTCAGTGCTGAGGCATCCATTATACTCGGCCAAGAGCAGGATTCCTATGGAGGTGGCTTTGACATCAACCAGTCCCTCGTAGGGGAAATCACAGATGTGTACATGTGGGACCGTGTTCTGTCCCCCGATGAGGTGGTCTTTGCCTGGCACAACTATCCTCTACCTAACTACCTGATTGACTGGAAATCATTGAGTTATGACATCATAGGCGATGTCATTGCTAAGCCTGCCTTGCTGTCTGCCCAGAGAGCCGGGTAG
- the LOC130480011 gene encoding C-reactive protein-like, with protein sequence MRKMLLSLLLLASLVGSLALEDLDGKAFVFPVATKTARVVLKPTIPRPLTNFTVCMRVLTELTRGYTLFSYASKRTANEILLYSEKPNQYGFYVGGPGVLFNVPPKFSNSPAGEHVCASWESATGLAELWVNGQPLVRKSLRKGFSVSPEAIIMLGQEQDSYGGGFDINQCLVGEITDVYMWERVLSPDEVVFAWHNYPLPDYLINWKSLSYDIVGDVIAKPALLSAQRAG encoded by the exons ATGCGGAAGatgctcctctctctcctcctcctcgccagCCTCGTGGGCTCTCTTGCCCTGGAAG atcTGGACGGGAAGGCATTTGTTTTCCCAGTGGCAACAAAAACTGCACGTGTAGTCTTGAAGCCCACCATACCACGCCCCCTGACCAACTTCACAGTGTGCATGAGAGTCCTCACAGAACTGACCCGCGGCTACACCCTCTTCTCTTATGCCAGCAAGAGAACTGCCAATGAGATCCTCCTCTATTCAGAAAAACCCAATCAATACGGTTTTTATGTGGGAGGACCAGGTGTGCTCTTCAATGTTCCACCAAAATTCAGCAATAGTCCTGCCGGGGAGCATGTCTGCGCGAGTTGGGAATCGGCCACTGGCTTAGCTGAGCTCTGGGTGAACGGGCAACCTTTGGTCCGGAAGAGCTTGAGGAAAGGTTTTTCTGTCAGTCCTGAGGCAATCATTATGCTTGGCCAAGAGCAGGATTCCTATGGAGGTGGCTTTGACATCAACCAATGCCTTGTAGGGGAGATCACAGATGTGTACATGTGGGAACGTGTTCTGAGCCCCGATGAGGTGGTCTTTGCCTGGCACAACTATCCTCTACCTGACTACCTGATTAACTGGAAATCATTGAGTTACGACATTGTAGGCGATGTCATTGCTAAGCCTGCCTTGCTGTCTGCCCAGAGAGCCGGGTAG
- the LOC130480858 gene encoding C-reactive protein-like, translating to MRKMLLSLFLLLASLVGSLALEDLDGKAFVFPVATNTARVVLKPTIPRPLTNFTLCMRVYTELTRGYTLFSYASKRDSNEILLYLEKPYQFSFHVGGPGVTFNVPQKFSNSPFGEHVCASWESATGLVELWMNGQPLVRKSLRKGLSVSAEASIILGQEQDSYGGGFDINQCLVGEITDVYMWERILSPGEVVFAWHNYPRPDYLINWKSLSYDIVGDVFVKPALLSAQRAG from the exons ATGCGGAAGAtgctcctctctctcttcctcctcctcgccagCCTCGTGGGCTCTCTCGCCCTGGAAG ATCTGGACGGGAAGGCATTTGTTTTCCCAGTGGCAACAAACACTGCACGTGTGGTCTTGAAGCCCACCATACCACGCCCCCTGACCAACTTCACCCTATGTATGAGAGTCTACACAGAACTGACCCGTGGCTACACCCTTTTCTCTTATGCCAGCAAGAGAGACTCCAATGAGATCCTCCTCTATTTAGAAAAACCCTATCAATTCAGTTTTCATGTGGGAGGACCAGGTGTGACCTTCAATGTTCCACAAAAATTCAGCAATAGCCCTTTTGGGGAGCATGTCTGCGCGAGTTGGGAATCGGCCACTGGCTTAGTGGAGCTCTGGATGAACGGGCAACCTTTGGTCcggaagagcctgaggaaaggTCTTTCTGTCAGTGCTGAGGCATCCATTATACTTGGCCAAGAGCAGGATTCCTATGGAGGTGGCTTTGACATCAACCAATGCCTTGTAGGGGAGATCACAGATGTGTACATGTGGGAACGTATTCTGAGCCCTGGTGAGGTGGTCTTTGCCTGGCACAACTATCCTCGACCTGACTACCTGATTAACTGGAAATCATTGAGTTACGACATTGTGGGTGATGTCTTTGTTAAGCCTGCCTTGCTGTCTGCCCAGAGAGCCGGATAG